The Chamaesiphon minutus PCC 6605 DNA window TCTCCTTCACCGCCAATCAGAAAATCTCTGCCGCCAATTAATAGGTTATTAACATCATCTCCATACAAAGTATCAGAACCTTCTCCGCCAAAGAGTTGATCGTTGTTATCCCCTCCATATAAGGTGTCATTACCTTTTCCACCCTGTAGCCTATCGTCGTTTTCATTGCCAAACAGGGCATCATTATTGTCGCCACCATCAACTAAGTCATTACCTTGATTACCGTACAAGGTGTCATTACCACTGCCACCATATATGCGATCGTTTTCACTATCTCCAGAAATAATGTCATCACCACCGCGACCATCAAGTAAATCTTCGCCCTCACCACCGAAGAGTATATCGTTGCGCGATCCTCCTACAAGTATGTCATTTCCTTTTCCACCCCGTAGTTCAGCGGCAACACTAACCTCTACATAAGACTTATCGTTGGCTGTGCTGACAAGTGAAATAAGATCGTTACCTTCACCTGCATCAGCGACGATCTTGGTAACATTGGGGAAAGATTGCTGATATCCAAATGCGGAAATAATAACATTAGGTGTAACGTTGAACGTTTCGTCAATTTCTTTCTGGCTAACGTTTCTTTGGCTAGCACGAGTTCCAATGTTTAGAATCAATTCACCATTGGCAAAATTTGCTAGGTTCGGGTCTATTTGCTGTGTTCCACCGCCGCCGCTGCTTTCTCCAAAATTAAATAAATCAACCGTCGCAAGGACCTTTTCATTGCGCTCGTAGATTTCTTCGAGTTTACCCTCAGTGACTAAACTTACAAAAGCCTTAGCCAGTTTGGCAGGCTTATAGGTAATGTATTCGGCATAAATGCTTGCTCCTGCGTAAACTTTCCCCTGTGCGTCAAATGAGAAGTTATTAAGGAGATCTTTAAGCTCGGAGAACCTTACTTTCGGATCTCTTTCAGGCAGATAAAAGTCTGCATTTCCTTTAATAAAAATGTTGCCCCCAGCTTTAGCAACTAAAACATTTGCCTCGGCTCCTCCCTCTATTTTTGCATCTAACTTAAACAGAGGCTTACTACCATCAACATAGAATCCTGACAGGGGAGCGTTATTTCCTAGACCAAATGCATCATAGCCAAACGTTAGCCCAGAACTTGAAAGGTTCCCATCAACATTAATATAAGGAATAATTGGAACAACAACAATAACAAAACCAGGCGGGAAATCTTGCCTTTTATTAAAATTTACATTAAATCCAGGTAGTTGGAATTTTAGGAGATTAGTGCTTTCTTCTCCTACTAGCAGATTGAACAGATTGTTTGCATCCTCCAACGCCTCAAACGTGAAACCGCCTGTCGGTAAACTGATTCCTTGGGCAGCAATTAGATCGCTTGGCTTACCTACTACAAGAGGGTTTGCAGTTTTGCCGTTGGCATCTAGACTGAATTCTCCAAGAGGGATATATAAGCCCTGTAAGTTTTTATTTGGTTGCTTGACAGTTTTGACAACTTGGTCAAAAGCATCGATCGTTGCTGATAATATTTTTACTTCATTTACCGAAGTAACTAGTCCCAGAATGTCTAAAAAATTAAGACTAATTCCAATCTCATTAAAGCCTGGTATGGGGGCTTCAATGACATCAAAAATAGCGTTAAAAGGTTTAATGATCTTATCGATTGTATCTACAACTGGGTCTAGAAGATCACCAAAGAAAGAACCTAGATCTAGCTGCACGTTTTTAAACGCAATGCTGGGGAATACGGTAGGGTTAACTAGTGACAAGCTCAAGTTAAAGTCTGACTTCAATGTTGGTAGCCCGCCGCCGTTATTGAAGTCAGTTATCAACGGTAGGTTGAAGTTCAGCGTATTCCCAATAACATAATCAGCATTACCTAAATTATTACCTAAAGCACTCTCCAGTACACCTTCAATAAGTTTGGCATCAGAGGATTCTCCCAGCTTACCAAGCTCAAGCTCCGCTGCGTCAAGTGCTTTTATGAGCGGTTGGTACTTATCATCGAGTGTTGTTTCGATCTTCTTTAAAAAATCCTCTGTTTTATCCAGTCCGATTTTGATATCGTTAGCAGTTGCCATAATGTCTCTTTCTATTTATGTAAATTGCAATTTTATTGATAAATCGATTCGATGGAAACCTGATTAAATCTTACTGCCCAAATATAAACTCAACTCGATCGATCTGTCAGTAAGAAAAAGTAACTGAAAGTGACCAATATTTTTTGCAGACTGTATAGTAATGTAAATCGATCGAACATCCGCTGTATCGGTTAGATCGGTCGTACTTCGATCGGGGAGTAAATAATTTCGGGGAATGATAATTAAGTAGATTTAATCACTACTGCCGATTTAAGTCGAACACGTTCTTGCACTTTGAACACGTTCTTGCTAAATCTTGCGAAACTGATTGGGTGAAACCCCTATGAGTCGGCGGAAGTGCTTGGCAAAATGACTGGGATTGGCAAAACCACAGTCATTTGCAATATCGAGCATCGTGCCTTCTTTCTGCTTGAGTAATTGCTTCGCTCGCTCGACTCGCTGCTGAATCAAGTAGGCATGAGGAGTCATTCCCGTCGATCGCTTAAATAATCGACAAAAGTAGTACTGGCTGATTCCTAGTTCATCTGAAATTGCTGCTAATGATACATTCTCGCTCAGGTGAACATTCATATATTCCAGGGCTTGCTTCAGTTTGTACCTGCATAAGCCATCTTCATACTCTGGTAGAACATACTTGCGCGTTGAGTATTTTCTCAAAAAATGCGCCGCTAGAGCTGTTGCCATTGACTCTGCATAGAAGCAACTATTCGTTGCATCGGTTTCTAATACTGTCTTCAGAGCTAAGACAATCTGACAAACTAACGGATCGGTGACTGATAGCGATAACTTCAGTTCAACTTGCTCTGGATTGGCGGACTCATAAGCCGCATGAGTTAGAAATATCGGATCGAGATAGCAATGAGTCGTGTCTGCTGCGTGATTCGTCCGCACTCTGAGCGATGTATGAGCAGGCAGTATTTCAATGTACCCAATTTCATTTGGATCGTGCTGAAACAGATGCCGCTTTCCGTTAGCAACCATTTCCACTTCTGTGGGCTGTTTCCAAGATGGCACAGAGATGAAGTGCTGAAGATTCGTTGTTTCGGGAATTTCGATTGCAGGTAGTTGATAGTGTGCGATCTGAATATTTTTCCATCCTGCTTGTTGACTGGAATGAATGCGTGGACGTGGAATAAACGTTGAAGTTGAATCTGGTTGAAAATAATCGATCGCTAAGATTTTTCCGGCTGACATTACGATCCGTCCTTACTGGACTGGTGCGAAGATTGCTGTGCTAGTCAATTAACTCGATCGGAGAGAGTCAGAATTTACGCTGTATGACGATCGATTCTCCTCTAGTATTATCCACCCAATCTTTACATATTCTCCAGACGGGAAATGTAAATTTTGTTGCAGCAGATAAATCTCACTGATTAAATATAATCTCAACCCGATCGAGTTGTCAGTAAGAAAAAGTAACTAAAAGTGACTAATATTTTTCCCAGGCTGTAAAGTAATATGAAGCGATCGAATATCAGGCGTATGGGTTCGATCGATCGAGCAGTGTCATCGATCGCGAATCTCGATCTACTGTCTAGATTCACTCGATCGAGATCCCAATCTCACAAGATTAAATTATCCAGTTGGCGATCGATCTCCAGTCTAGAAACAAAACATAGTGCGGCACAAGATCCCCGACTTCTCAACAGAAGTCGGGGATCTGAATTAACTAGTGGCGATCGAATTATCCGATCGATCGAGCAGTGTCATCGATCGCGAATCTTGCTCTACTATCTAGATTCACTCGATCGAGATCCCAATCTCACAAAATTAAATTATCCAGTTGGCGATCGATCTCCAGTCTAGAAACAGGATGTAGATTCGATCGTTGGCGTAGCCTACCGGAGGTAATCGCGTATACTGAGCAGATCAACAGCAGTTGAATATGTCTCAATTCCCCCACGATGAATTCGCGAAAAACTTATTTGAATTACTACTCACACCCTTTGGTGCCGTAGAGATCGAACGCGGCGTACAACCAGAAGCCAAAGCTGTAGATATCTACTTTCAACCATCTCAACCCATCCCAACCGAACACAATCTCGGCCTGCTCGCTCGCTGTATTACGCAACCCGCAATCTTTGAACCATTCCGCAATCCGGTGGGTGTGGGCGAGATTCAGATGTGGATCGCCAAATTGTTTGAGATTCTACAAGAATTAACCAGAGAACGGAAACGACTCAAACAGCCAGATCTCGCCGAAGTCAAACCGCACTTATGGATTCTCACTCCGACATTAGCAGCTCCAACTTTAACTGGATTTGGGTCGGTAAATCGGGTAGAAACGTGGGGACAGGGCGTATATTTATTACCCACTCATTTCCAGACAGGGATTATTGTCATTCATCAGTTACCCCGCACGCCTGAGACATTGTGGTTTCGGTTGATGGGGAAGGGAACGGTACAGGAAAATGCCATTGGTGAAGTCGCCGATTTACCAGCAAATAGTCCTTACAAAGGTAATGCCTTAGATTTATTTTTATCGCTTAAACTAGAACTAGAGTCGAAACAAAGTATCGAGCCAGAGGAGCGAAATTTAGCCATGAGACTATCTGCACTATATATCGAGAAGATTCAGGAGGCTCAACAAATTGGTCGTCAGGAGGGTCGCACAGAAGGTGAACGGGAATTAGTGATGGTGCTGCTTACAGAAAAGCTCGGTAATGTGTCTGCTCGATTGAGTGAAGAGATTGCAATGTTATCTGTGGATAAGTTGCAAGAGCTGGCTAAGGCTTTGTTGTGTTTTAGTTCGATAGCAGATTTGACCCAATGGCTGACAAATAATCGGTAGCTAAATGGTAGGGTACCAAATCCCCGACTTCTCCGAGAAGTCGGGAATTTGGCGTTCAAATTTAGCGGATATCGATTGAGGATTTAAACTAGAGGTTATGTCTGAAACCTAGCTGGTGGGCAGTGCCCACCCTCCAAAACTGTTGAAATCCCTTGGCAACGAGGGAATCTATTGAAACAGCCTAACGATCTGGCTCTTGACATCCGATAATACATAGACTAGATTGAGAATAACTACCAAGTTTGTCAGCGAGTTTGTCATGTAGTCCTCCGCCTCTCCACATTTAACCAGTAATTAATATTTCTCAGCGGCGATATTCCGCCTCAGCCATAGTTTTCATGGCAGATATTTAGGTGCGTTCCAAATCCCGACTCAGAATCTTAATTACGACTTATAAGTTACGACTGATATTGTTGCCTTGAGAGGGGAACTGCAAAATGCTGATGCAAAAATATCCAAGAACCCCACATATTGCGGGTTCCAGGCAACAGCCTGGGGATGAAGATTTAGATAGCGTACCATTTAGCGCGATCGCCAATGAGTACGTAGTAATAGAGGAGAAAGTCGATGGTGCTAATGCTGCAATTAGTTTCGATGCCAACGGACAATTACTATTGCAAAGTCGCGGACACTATTTAACTGGTGGCCCTCGCGAACGCCATTTTAATTTATTCAAACAGTGGGCACACAGTCATTATGCCGCACTGTGGGATGTGTTGGGCGATCGATATATTTTGTATGGTGAATGGCTGTATGCCAAACATACGGTATTTTACGATAAATTACCGCACTATTTCTTAGAATACGATTTATTGGATCGAACTTCTGGACAATTTCTCAGCACGGCGGCGCGGCGAGAGTTATTGACAGGATTGGCGGTAGCTTCGGTACCCGTATTGCTAGAGGGAAAATTAACATCTCACAAGCAATTAGTCGGTTTATTACAACACTCCCATTTTATTAGTTCCGAGCATATCGATAGGTTGCGAGAGCTTTGTGTCGAGCAAGGTTTGAATGCAGATCTGGCAATTCAACAAACTAATCACAGTGCGTTGATGGAAGGTTTGTATATCAAGGTGGAGACACCGGAGTTGACTATTGCTCGATATAAGTATGTCCGAGCAGACTTTTTAACGACTATTTTACACTCGGAGACTCACTGGTTAAATCGTCCGATTATTCCTAATCAATTACAGACTGGTGTCGATTTATTTGGCATTAATTAACAATCGGTAATTTCAGAGCGTTAATATCGATATTCGGGCACGATCTATGACTGGTGGGCAATGCCCACCCTGATTTTCAGTATTTTATTCCTAATTGATGATGGAAGAATTTAATGAAACATACATCGCAATAACTTTGGGTAGAATTTGGTGCGAAGAATTGGAAGATATTATCGGTTTTGATGCTCTCATTCCCCATGATGGATATGAAATTATCTCAGATGCCGCGCCTGGAAATTGGATAGCTTATGTGATGAGTAAAGATATCGATCGAGATTTTAATAAAATTTCAAAATTGGCAGCCGATTTTTATGAAGTCGATAGCCTACCAGTAGAGATATTTGCAAGGATCGTCGAACGGGTTAAATACGAATATCAAGAACATCCACGAATGAATCAAGATTGAGAAAAAGCTATGAAGAATATAGCGATCGAACAAAATACCTATTGGATATTTCCGTATTGTCCGACACCGACAGCTTTACAAATAAATTGGACAGAAATTCTAGCAAAGTTTCCATCCTTACAGCCTCTAGCTAACTGCGAACAAAACCCGATTTATCATGCAGAAGGAAATGTCTGGATTCACACCCAAATGGTATGTGAAGCCTTAATTTCTTTACCCGCTTGGCAAGCGATGGATGTGACAGATCGATCGATCTTATTTGCGGCGGCGTTATTTCATGACATTGCCAAACCAATGGCAACCCAAGTAAATGAAGATGGACATATTACCGCTAAGGGACATGTGAATTTGGGCGCGCGGATGGTACGGCAGATTTTACAAGATTTGCAGACACCATTTGCAATTCGGGAGGCGATTGTGGCGATCGTTAAATATGAAAGTTTGCCATTATGGTTTTGGGATAAACCCAATCCATTACGATCGATTATTAAAGTCAGTCAATTAGTGCGTTGCGATTGGTTGGCATTAATGGCTGAGGCAGATGTAAAGGGGAGAATTTGTGCGGACAAACAGAATTTATTAGATGCGATCGAGTTGTTTAAAGAATTCTGTCAAGAGCATAATTGTTTCGATCGAGCTTATCCATTTGCATCGGCGCATAGTCGGTTTGTTTACTTCCATAAAGAAGATGCAGATCCAAATTATGCCGCTTTTGACGATACTCGCTTGGAAGTAATTCTCATGTGTGGGTTACCAGGTACGGGGAAAGATTATTGGATCGATCGTCATCATCCAGATTTACCAGTTGTATCGCTCGACAAATTGCGGATCGAAATGGGGATCTTACCCACAGACGAGCAAGGCGCGATCGTCAATGCGGGGCGAGATTTGGCGAAGGGATATCTGCAATCTGAGACGCCATTTATCTGGAATGCGACTAATATCGTCAAACCGATTCGATCGGGCTTAATTCGGCTATTTGCTGGGTATGGTGCGCGAATTCGGATCGTCTATCTAGAAGTACCGATCGATCGAGTCTTACGGCAAAATCGCGATCGCAAGGCGCAAGTTCCTAATGCTGTCATTCATCGTTTTCGCGATCGATTAGAAATTCCCGATATTACGGAATGCCATCAATTAGATTGTTTCGTCGATGTTTAATTTTTATTGTTAACCGTAAACCCTAGAAATCCCCCTAAATCCCCCTTAAAAAGGGGGACTAAGAATCCGGCTCCCCCTTTCTAAGGGGGTGGGCAGGGTGGTTTCATACACCGAAAGAAAAATCTTTCAGTTCACTTCAGTGAACTTTGGCTGTTAGCCCGAACTTCAGTTCAGGGCGGTTAAGGACTAAGCAAATCGGTGTTTGCATTTTCCTTTTCTTGTATGAAACCACCCTGCCTTTCTAAGGGGGTGGGGGGATTCAGATCTATGACACAAACAAAACTCTTCTTTTTAACTTTTCACTAAAACTCATGTCAAAACAAAAGATTGAAAAACAAAAAATGGCGATGATTACGGAGGTGTATAACCGGATTATCTGGGATGCGAACCTCAATCGTAATATGTTTATCGCTGGATTTCACGAGCGGATCTCTGACACTATTCGCGAGAAGCCATTGGCGCAGTGGGATGATAATAGCGATATTCCTTGGCATCGAGTTCGTTATATTCGGTGCAATGAGACGATCGTTTGGGATCGAGAAAATCGGATCGATTTAATTTCGACTAATAATTTACCGGAAATTGCCTGGAAATCTGAAGTTGCCGGATCTAATCGAGCAGATCTTGCTGCTTTAATTGCTAACAATCAGGTTGAGTTTCAGCCGCGAGATATTTATACATACGATCGCGATGGCTGGAATGTATTTACAGGTGCAGTCAAATCAGTAGCTTTAGATAATACGCTGACGATCGTTAGTTATAATATTTTATCCAATCTCCACGACGCGGATAAAATTCATACAAATAAACGATTGCCAGTTATTTTGAGCGAATTAGCAAAAACTAATGCCGATATTATTGCCTTGCAAGAAGTAACGCCAGAATCGCTAGCTTTTATATTGGCGACAGATTGGGTAAAAGATTATTTTGTCTCTGAGGCTCCTAATGGTAATAATGTCAAACCATATGGCAATTTAATTATGTCTCGGTGGGCATTTAATCTCGTACAGCATCAATTTTCTGGACACAAACGGGTATTAGTGGGTAGCTGGAATATTAACGACCGAGCAGTACATTTAGCTAACGTTCATCTTACTAGCGATCGCGGCGATAATGCTCTCCAAAAACGGACTCAACAATTAGCGACAGTTATCGGATATCTCCAAAAACAAGCTGGCGATCGATTTATTGTTGGCGATTTTAATACGCGAGGTAATCAGCAAGATGAAATTATTAAATATGGTAATTTTATTGATGTCTGGCAAAATTTATATCCAGATCGAGATGGCTATACCTTCGATCCGACTGCTAATTCTTTGGCGATGTTAATGAGCCTAGAAGGGAAACCCGCACGGCTCGATCGAATCTTATGGTGTCCCGATTTAGAATCTAATTATCAACCTCAAGCGATGGATTTATTCGGCTGTAAATCTTTCGTAAGTGATGATGTACAGCTTTATCCTTCCGATCATTTCTGCGTCTGTGGGGTTTTTAAAATCTCTCCAGCTACGACGGCGCAGAATTCGCCCGATCGCATCGATCTTACCGCGATCGCGCCAGTATATGAGAGTATCCTGGCCATTATCCCACCTGAAGATTTATTCCCGTCGATTCAAGCGATTCGCCAACAGTACGATCCTGGATTTTTCAATATCGTACCGCATATTACCTTGCTCTATGGCTTTTTACCCGATCGATATTTTGAGGAAGTAGTCGATTTAATTGCACCTATCCTTGCCAAGATCGAGCCATTTACAGTGACATTAGCCGACTTTGAGATCTTCACCCATCATAAAAGTTCTACCGCATATTTGCGCCCGATTGTGAAACCAGAAGGTGCATTGCACGAGTTGCAAGCGGCTTTGTATCGATTATTTCCTCAATGTTACGAGCAAAGTACCAAAACTAGTGCGGGATTCAATCCGCATTTAAGTGTCGGACAATTTGCCAATTCGAGCGAAGCAATGGCAAAATTACCCCAATGGCATCCGATTAAATTTACTGTCGATGCTGTTTCCTTACTCAGCCGTACTCGTGACAAACCTTGCGTTGTCAAACATATAGTTGGCGTGGGTAAATTGCGCCCTAAAGCTATCGAAAATAGCGAATTAATCGAACTAATTACTGAGATCGAACCAGTATTAACAGATGCACAACAATCGCACCGCGATACTGTTGTTGCAGTAGTCAAACAAGCCTGCACTGAATGCTTGGGATTTGCAGCATCGCTGCATTTATTAGGTTCCGCGCGACTGGGAGTAGCGAGTTCGACTAGTGATTTAGATGTCGTTTGTTTGATTCCCGATTATCTGACAGGCGAAAGCTTTTTAACCAGAGTAGCCGACTGTCTGCAAGGATTGTGCGATTCTCCAGAGGAGAGGCTTTGCCAACGATCGCAAGTCGTATTGGATGCTAAATATCCAGTCTTACGGTTAGAGATCGAAGGAATTTCGCTGGATTTACTATATACCCAAGTAGCAGTCAGCGATGGCTGGGAAACTCGGAATATTCGCGATCTTCGATCGCAAATCAAAGATACCAAATCGATTGTCGGTTGCTGGGAAGCAGATCTCATCGTAGATTTAGTCAAGCAGCAACTCCGCCTAGAACGGTTTCAGATGCTCTTAAAAGCTGTCCGAAGTTGGGCGAAAGTTCGCGGGCTATATGGCAATTCCTGGGGCTTTCTAGGTGGATTCTCTTGGTCTTTACTATGTGCTTATACCTGCATCGACTACCGAGGTCCAGACAAATCTCTAGCAGCATTATTAGCTAACTTTTTTCAGATATTGAGCCAACACAATTGGCGTCAAACAATTGCTTTAACCGAGCTGGGCAAGCAACATCAAGTCAAATTACCACAGGATTTATTGCCAATTATCTCTTCGATCGAACCTTGTAAAAATACCGCTCGCAATATTACCCGTTCTACCGCGAAAATTTTGCGTGATGAGTTTGCCAGAGCTGCGGAAATTTCTACTAATATTTTAGTAGGTAAAGATGCGTGGACATCTTTATACGAACCGATCGACCTCACGATCGGCACGAATGCCTTATTATCGATTGAGATTTTAGATACAGACGAACAGTGCAGACAAAAATGTAGCGATTTACTGGAAAGTACCATCATTGGTTTAACGATTCAACTCGAACAACTCGATGTTTTTGTGCGTCCCAATCCGCAGATTAGCACGAGCGAAAGTAAGAGCATTTTTACGCTATTTTTGCAACTACGCCTTGACTGTGAAACTCAGACAATTGCTAAATTAGTTAATGACTTTATCGGTCAGTTAAATGGAGTTAGCAATACTACCAAACTAGATTTATCGATCGCACGCAATTGTAAAAATCTGAAACCGATCGATCCCCATGTCGTCCTAAACCAACTCAGGAGTGATAGAATCGAGGTAAAGAGCGATAATAAATAATCGATCGCGTTGGCGTAGGCTCTGGAGAAAGAGAATCGACAATTAAGATCGGGTCTAATTTTCAATCCCTATTAATAATATGTCCCAATCTATTGACACACTAGTTAACTCGGAGAATAAAGGCGATCGAATTACCGCATTAAATATGCTCCGAGAAATCGAACCAGCCATCGCCTTCGGCTATATCAAACAATTGGTGACAGATAGTAACACCAGAGTCAGATATGCCGCCGTGAGCCAATTAGCCAGCATCGGCTCCCAAGATCTGAATCAAAGTTTAACTATTCTACGCGATCGATTGGTCAACGATACCGAACCCGACGTCCAAGCCGCCGCAGCTGATGCCATCGGCGCGCTCAAACTTACAGACGCCTTTGACGATTTACAAAATCTTTACCAGAGTACGCCGGAGTGGTTAGTGCAGTTTAGCATTGTCGCTGCTTTAGGTGAATTAGGCGATCCGCGCGGTTTACAATTATTACAAACTGCCTTAACCAACGAAACTAGTTTGGTGCAAACTGCGGCAATTGGCTCGATTGGCGAATTAGGCGATCCCAATGGGGTCGAGAGTATTACCCCATTCGTCACCAGCCCCGATTGGCAAATCCGCTATCAACTCGCACGCGCGCTCCGCAATCTTGGCGGCGCATCAGCCGCTCAAAGTCTGGCGATCCTCGCCACTGACGAGGTGGAGCAAGTCGCGCAAGAAGCGCGGGGTTAATTCTAATTACTGCGCTGGATCTTTACCCCACCCCAGCCCTCCCCTTATAGAACTCATTTGAGATCTTTTGAAATCCTAGTGGTGGAGGGTGGGTTTTGTTTGAGATCGAACATTAATATCGACATTAGATTGAATAGACCCACCCCTACG harbors:
- a CDS encoding helix-turn-helix domain-containing protein, with protein sequence MSAGKILAIDYFQPDSTSTFIPRPRIHSSQQAGWKNIQIAHYQLPAIEIPETTNLQHFISVPSWKQPTEVEMVANGKRHLFQHDPNEIGYIEILPAHTSLRVRTNHAADTTHCYLDPIFLTHAAYESANPEQVELKLSLSVTDPLVCQIVLALKTVLETDATNSCFYAESMATALAAHFLRKYSTRKYVLPEYEDGLCRYKLKQALEYMNVHLSENVSLAAISDELGISQYYFCRLFKRSTGMTPHAYLIQQRVERAKQLLKQKEGTMLDIANDCGFANPSHFAKHFRRLIGVSPNQFRKI
- a CDS encoding DUF4351 domain-containing protein gives rise to the protein MSQFPHDEFAKNLFELLLTPFGAVEIERGVQPEAKAVDIYFQPSQPIPTEHNLGLLARCITQPAIFEPFRNPVGVGEIQMWIAKLFEILQELTRERKRLKQPDLAEVKPHLWILTPTLAAPTLTGFGSVNRVETWGQGVYLLPTHFQTGIIVIHQLPRTPETLWFRLMGKGTVQENAIGEVADLPANSPYKGNALDLFLSLKLELESKQSIEPEERNLAMRLSALYIEKIQEAQQIGRQEGRTEGERELVMVLLTEKLGNVSARLSEEIAMLSVDKLQELAKALLCFSSIADLTQWLTNNR
- a CDS encoding RNA ligase family protein, encoding MLMQKYPRTPHIAGSRQQPGDEDLDSVPFSAIANEYVVIEEKVDGANAAISFDANGQLLLQSRGHYLTGGPRERHFNLFKQWAHSHYAALWDVLGDRYILYGEWLYAKHTVFYDKLPHYFLEYDLLDRTSGQFLSTAARRELLTGLAVASVPVLLEGKLTSHKQLVGLLQHSHFISSEHIDRLRELCVEQGLNADLAIQQTNHSALMEGLYIKVETPELTIARYKYVRADFLTTILHSETHWLNRPIIPNQLQTGVDLFGIN
- a CDS encoding AAA family ATPase, with the protein product MKNIAIEQNTYWIFPYCPTPTALQINWTEILAKFPSLQPLANCEQNPIYHAEGNVWIHTQMVCEALISLPAWQAMDVTDRSILFAAALFHDIAKPMATQVNEDGHITAKGHVNLGARMVRQILQDLQTPFAIREAIVAIVKYESLPLWFWDKPNPLRSIIKVSQLVRCDWLALMAEADVKGRICADKQNLLDAIELFKEFCQEHNCFDRAYPFASAHSRFVYFHKEDADPNYAAFDDTRLEVILMCGLPGTGKDYWIDRHHPDLPVVSLDKLRIEMGILPTDEQGAIVNAGRDLAKGYLQSETPFIWNATNIVKPIRSGLIRLFAGYGARIRIVYLEVPIDRVLRQNRDRKAQVPNAVIHRFRDRLEIPDITECHQLDCFVDV
- a CDS encoding poly(A) polymerase, which encodes MSKQKIEKQKMAMITEVYNRIIWDANLNRNMFIAGFHERISDTIREKPLAQWDDNSDIPWHRVRYIRCNETIVWDRENRIDLISTNNLPEIAWKSEVAGSNRADLAALIANNQVEFQPRDIYTYDRDGWNVFTGAVKSVALDNTLTIVSYNILSNLHDADKIHTNKRLPVILSELAKTNADIIALQEVTPESLAFILATDWVKDYFVSEAPNGNNVKPYGNLIMSRWAFNLVQHQFSGHKRVLVGSWNINDRAVHLANVHLTSDRGDNALQKRTQQLATVIGYLQKQAGDRFIVGDFNTRGNQQDEIIKYGNFIDVWQNLYPDRDGYTFDPTANSLAMLMSLEGKPARLDRILWCPDLESNYQPQAMDLFGCKSFVSDDVQLYPSDHFCVCGVFKISPATTAQNSPDRIDLTAIAPVYESILAIIPPEDLFPSIQAIRQQYDPGFFNIVPHITLLYGFLPDRYFEEVVDLIAPILAKIEPFTVTLADFEIFTHHKSSTAYLRPIVKPEGALHELQAALYRLFPQCYEQSTKTSAGFNPHLSVGQFANSSEAMAKLPQWHPIKFTVDAVSLLSRTRDKPCVVKHIVGVGKLRPKAIENSELIELITEIEPVLTDAQQSHRDTVVAVVKQACTECLGFAASLHLLGSARLGVASSTSDLDVVCLIPDYLTGESFLTRVADCLQGLCDSPEERLCQRSQVVLDAKYPVLRLEIEGISLDLLYTQVAVSDGWETRNIRDLRSQIKDTKSIVGCWEADLIVDLVKQQLRLERFQMLLKAVRSWAKVRGLYGNSWGFLGGFSWSLLCAYTCIDYRGPDKSLAALLANFFQILSQHNWRQTIALTELGKQHQVKLPQDLLPIISSIEPCKNTARNITRSTAKILRDEFARAAEISTNILVGKDAWTSLYEPIDLTIGTNALLSIEILDTDEQCRQKCSDLLESTIIGLTIQLEQLDVFVRPNPQISTSESKSIFTLFLQLRLDCETQTIAKLVNDFIGQLNGVSNTTKLDLSIARNCKNLKPIDPHVVLNQLRSDRIEVKSDNK
- the nblB gene encoding phycobilisome degradation protein NblB codes for the protein MSQSIDTLVNSENKGDRITALNMLREIEPAIAFGYIKQLVTDSNTRVRYAAVSQLASIGSQDLNQSLTILRDRLVNDTEPDVQAAAADAIGALKLTDAFDDLQNLYQSTPEWLVQFSIVAALGELGDPRGLQLLQTALTNETSLVQTAAIGSIGELGDPNGVESITPFVTSPDWQIRYQLARALRNLGGASAAQSLAILATDEVEQVAQEARG